One Glycine max cultivar Williams 82 chromosome 1, Glycine_max_v4.0, whole genome shotgun sequence genomic window, aactaataaaaaagtttttatctatataaaaaaaaaagagaggaagtgCCGTTAATTACGTTGTACATGTGATGCTTATTTTACAGATGTTAGAGGCCAAACTTTCTTGTGTAAATGATATACGCGTTTTTTTGTGTAGACTTCttaattttatgttatgttataattattttaattatgtcgTACGTACGTAGATAAGCTACTTCTTACGTGTTGAAATTAGTTTGCCATCGGCTGCTACTATTTCACGTTTGCGTATTTCCATTTTCAACATTCAGAGTGGGTTGAAATTATTGTTCCCATATTCATTCATTGTAACGTCGGAGGAaaagtaaacttttttttaaaaaaaaacttcttctcTTCTTAAATCATCTTTTTTAGTTGGGTGCAATGCAAAatcgtttttcttttcctttttcgcAGTCGTAGATGAATACAAGATCCGAGACCCTTATATAGCTAGTTAAGTTACCCAGCTTTCCACTATCACACGGCTCGAACCACGTTTCAATATATTAACGTGACTTATTTTGCCAAGCATCTATATTTTTCTACATGTTCAGTTATTTAGATTTCAAATTGCATGACTAGTCTTCAGTCCACAATTTATATCTGCCACATGGCATCACCAGATGAATTTGTCAAAAACGAACCATGTTGCTTCCCCAACATATCAATGCCAAATCAAccctataaaaataatatacacaaTCTCAcctgttaacatttttttctttaacgaACGGCAATTAATTTACAATGGCCGTCACGAAAAGCCTCTCAATCTTCCTCTTCATCGCAATGAGCTGCGTCGCCGCAGCTCAGGCAGCGAACTTCAACATCACAAATAACTGCACCTACACGGTGTGGGCCGCTGCCGTGCCCGGCGGCGGCGCAAGGCTTAACCCTGGCGAATCGTGGAACATCAGCGTGACGAACGGCACAACAAGAGGACGCATCTGGGGTCGAACAAACTGCACCTTCGACAACGCGGGACGCGGGAAGTGCCTCACCGGCGACTGCGAGGGTGTTCTGGAGTGCAACAAAACAGGTACACCCCCGAACACGGTCGTTGATTTCGCGTTGAACCAGTATAACAACCTCGACTTCTACGACATCTCCCTCGTCGACGGTTTCAACGTTCCCCTACAGCTGACCCCGACCTACAACTGCAGTTCCGTTAAATGCGCCGCCGACATCATCGGAGAGTGCCCCACTCAGCTCCAGGTTCCTGGCGGCTGCAACAACCCCTGCACGGTTTTCAATACGACTCAGTACTGTTGTAGCACCGGAGCTGCTGGGTGCGGTCCCACAGATTATTCCAAGTTCTTCAAGGAGAGGTGCCCTGATGCCTACAGTTACCCTATGGACGATGCAACCAGCATGTTCACTTGCATGGGATCCGATTATAGGGTTGTGTTTTGCCCTTAATTAATTCAACATCatcaactactttttttttattttttatttttattttccttctctAATTTCGTGATTCCTATTTGTGTTATTGTTGAATACTTTGATATGTGTATTATTTATCACCAAATAAAGACGTTCTTAATTGGGGGCTTTGGGCGCGGATCTCTGCCTGCTGAGATGTCCCAAAATAAGTAATAAacatttacataaattaattcacATGTCCCAAAAGAGTTCTTGTTATTAGAGTCCTAGGGAGTTGATTTATGATTCATTACAAAAAGTTCGAATAATGTTCATTTGTTATTATCCAGTTTTGTTTTGAAGGTCAGATTTATGTGCGCATCCGTTAAACATTttgcaatggggtgtagcaattCAGCACTGGTTATTATGAATTATTAGATTATAAGAACGACTATGTTAGACTTTGGCAAACAtagttgaaaatttgaaaactatTAATTGAAAGCTAAAGttattaaactaatttattgaattaaaagtgtttgatgatttttttaaagagaaagtatttagaaaaattatttattcaaataattgataaatgtagaatgataaaaataaagatatttatatACCAAAGTAAATTACATTCCACTATATTTTCCAAACAGGATTTTAAGTATATTAgtgatgaaaattttaaaatagaaaaaaatctaataccttataagttataaattgGTTCAATTAACCTATAGAGATAAGTTAAAAACTACTCAAAtaagtttatatattaaataaatttattttaatcaaaccaatttataaaaaatataacatggcAAACACTTAAAAGCCACGTATTTAGTGACGTTTGCACCATTACTCTAATTCATTTAAATGATGATAcacaaattatctttttattttaaacctttatcactatttttatttttttatatgtctttcatcttatcatatttatatttttcttttttttttaattctctttagGTGTTGGATAACACTTTGAGTGTTTATCTAGCATTTTtcgattgattttatttttcagtagaGTTACTTTTGATCTTGCCAATCTGAACTAATAACAACCTAAAACAATCAGTGCAGTAAAATCACGCAAATTCCTTTTAAACAAAACTCCAATACATACTAAATAGAAATGTCATACAGGGAGATGTATGTAGATGGATGAGGACAATTTCTTACGTGAAAAGAGGGAAATAcgacaaaatattaaaacatttaatttatataatcgTTTTAAGAAGTTAcataactttttaagtcatTACACACTTTTAAATATTCTTGAGCAATTATATTACTTGTCCCGTGCCTTCTCGCAGGTGGTGTAGATATATTTTGAGGCCTAGGACGAAAatgttaaaagaattttttttttataaaaattttaaagaaatttaatatattatataaaatatcaatttttatattaatttttaattttttagctaCAAAATCATTTATTAGAGTTTTATAATCAAGGAATTCTAATATTTcactttcaataaataaaatagttaacTCATTCAATCTATCTTGTAACATTGTTGattttagatataatttaaacaattttaattttgaaaaatttgtttcagcaataataattattatagagattgtcaataaaattctatttaagaTATTGTTAGGGATTAtcaatatatagagagagatatATAAGTTCAATATCTCTTTTGTTTTGAGATTTGTTAACTTACACTTGattgtcttttaaaattaataaaggaAATTTATAGTTATAACTTGTTAACTTATTTCtggtaataaattaataaatttctttattttagagGTGTGAAAATAAAATCACTTTTCTTTATGTCCTCTGATGACTTAGTTGATTTTGTTTGATTGGAGATTGTAATCAAGGGATTCTCATTATGTTCTAGTAAGAGTTGTATATAAAGattataaaatctaaaataaaatttactttaaattttaatttaataaaatttgttaattttttaaaaaaaatttgtgagttggtattttaaatattatttaaattttaaattgactcaattaaagatttaaattaatttatatatacaaaatatcaacataaaataatattttaactaaATGTGTGATGgccaaaatatctttttttatatatcaatcatagacattaaatttaaattttgtactaattttaatagattttttttaggtaaaggagaggttaaatataaaatagatataaaataattttctttaatattttgaaataaaattaaaattttagataaatgatTTACGATAATCATTACATTCATAACTTAAGATTATTTaatcttattaataaaaaaatgattacaaataataaatcatattttaacaaaatttaccacttaataatttaaattgacaaaaaaatattaaaaatataaaaaaaatgaaactcttATAAGCCTAAGGCAAAAGTCTCATTTGGCCTTATGATTTCCACACTGACCACTGTTCCGCAATATGTTGTTTTATGGGGATTTTTACGTATACTTTAGGAGTATCCCACTCAATATTAAGAACACATGTAGTCATGCAGGTATCAAcatgaaaatcaaataatacTGTAACACATATAATCTTACCCTCAATTATATATGTGCGtaacattaaaatttacaaCTACCTAAGACTTGACATCACTTAATTTTTTGGCGTGATCGTTATCTTCACGAAGACTTGACCAAGATGGATAGCCGCCTCCAAACAAAGCCACTAATTTCcacatatattaatttaaaagcgATAGCTGCCCTCCCTTAATTTCAATCCATAGAACATAAAAGTTCTCTATATAAAGACCATTACCATTCTTCCAATTCACACACTTACACTTGCACTCTTAACATCAGCCAAATGGTTTACTTGGCACTGTGCTCTCTGCTAACGTTGGCCTTATCTTTGGCCACAACACATGCAGCAAACTTCGAGATCGTCAACAATTGCCCCTACACGGTGTGGGCCGCGGCGAGTCCGGGTGGAGGCCGGCGTCTGGACCGTGGCCAAACGTGGAACCTCTGGGTGAACCCGGGCACTGCCATGGCCCGTATATGGGGCCGCACCGGGTGCAACTTTGATGGCAGCGGCCGCGGCCGCTGCCAAACGGGAGACTGCACGGGCGGCCTCAATTGCCAAGGCTGGGGGGTCCCTCCCAACACACTTGCGGAATTCGCGTTGAACCAATTTGGCAACCAGGATTTCTACGACATCTCTTTGGTGGACGGGTTCAACATTCCGATGGACTTCTACCCTCTAAACGGTGGGTGTCACAAAATCAGTTGCAGCGCTGATATCAATGGGCAGTGCCCGGGGCCATTAAGGGCACCTGGGGGATGCAACAACCCCTGCACTGTGTTTAAGACGAATGAGTATTGCTGCACCAATGGGCAAGGAAGCTGTGGGCCCACAAACTACTCAAGGTTCTTCAAGGATAGGTGCCATGATTCTTATAGTTACCCTCAGGATGATCCAACAAGTACTTTTACGTGTCCCGCTGGCTCTAACTACAAGGTCGTCTTCTGTCCATTGGGAGAACCTCATGTTACTCTTCATATGCCTGCTAGTACCGCCCACCAGTAAATAAATGTCCTTCCTTGGGCCTACGAGGAAATGA contains:
- the OLPb gene encoding PR-5b protein precursor, with amino-acid sequence MVYLALCSLLTLALSLATTHAANFEIVNNCPYTVWAAASPGGGRRLDRGQTWNLWVNPGTAMARIWGRTGCNFDGSGRGRCQTGDCTGGLNCQGWGVPPNTLAEFALNQFGNQDFYDISLVDGFNIPMDFYPLNGGCHKISCSADINGQCPGPLRAPGGCNNPCTVFKTNEYCCTNGQGSCGPTNYSRFFKDRCHDSYSYPQDDPTSTFTCPAGSNYKVVFCPLGEPHVTLHMPASTAHQ